One window of the Eucalyptus grandis isolate ANBG69807.140 chromosome 6, ASM1654582v1, whole genome shotgun sequence genome contains the following:
- the LOC104449041 gene encoding uncharacterized protein LOC104449041: protein MVSPVIRMGNDDLGPPWLKPMLRASYFVPCPVHGDSNKSECNMFCLDCVGNALCSYCLVHHRDHRVVQIRRSSYHNVVRVNEIQRYIDTSCVQTYIINSAKIVFLNERPQPRPGKGVTNTCEICCRSLLDSFRFCSLGCKLNAMKRGDDPDLTFTLKPKHGRDALSGDFESDESSTPKKPRKSPFFSRLMDGTAFFTDSKIDRGERLTWSGDDAPASISPGTPPIYNHSNARRRKGIPHRAPF, encoded by the exons ATG GTGAGCCCGGTGATAAGAATGGGAAACGACGATTTGGGTCCGCCGTGGCTGAAGCCAATGCTCCGGGCGAGCTACTTCGTGCCCTGTCCCGTCCACGGAGACTCCAACAAGAGCGAGTGCAACATGTTCTGCTTGGACTGCGTCGGAAATGCTCTCTGTTCTTACTGCCTCGTCCACCACAGAGACCATCGCGTCGTTCAG ATACGACGATCCTCGTACCACAACGTGGTGAGGGTGAATGAGATTCAGAGGTACATAGACACATCGTGCGTTCAGACATACATAATCAACAGCGCGAAGATTGTGTTCCTCAATGAGAGGCCGCAGCCCAGGCCTGGGAAGGGGGTCACCAACACTTGCGAGATTTGTTGCAGAAGCCTCCTTGATTCCTTCAGGTTCTGTTCTCTGGGTTGCAAG CTCAATGCAATGAAGAGGGGCGATGATCCTGACCTCACATTCACTCTGAAACCCAAGCACGGCAGGGATGCGCTCAGCGGCGACTTCGAGTCAGACGAGTCCTCGACTCCGAAGAAGCCTCGGAAGTCCCCGTTCTTCAGCCGCCTGATGGATGGGACGGCGTTTTTTACCGATAGTAAGATTGACAGGGGAGAGAGGCTGACTTGGTCTGGCGATGACGCCCCCGCAAGCATTTCTCCCGGCACTCCGCCAATATACAACCACAGCAATGCCAGGCGAAGAAAGGGCATTCCTCATCGCGCTCCTttctga